Proteins encoded together in one Bacteroides ovatus window:
- a CDS encoding SusC/RagA family TonB-linked outer membrane protein, which yields MKKRVKSLPWVVSYASRNFVKFCLLWIFSLSSLMIQAQDNQRISIDLRGETLEAALWYLQNRTKFVFMYGTEDVANVTDITIRAKDKTITEILDECLEGTNLTYEISGSAIVIKKRQSQKITISGWVRDTNGEALPGATITIRGSKHGAIAGLDGQYTFNIPAQEGLILTYSFIGMEKKTVKYTGKKTINVTLNSSTSTEIDEVVVTGYQNIQRRDIVGSITSIKAKDIIMPSFTTIDQMLQGRVAGMVVTNTSSRVGTAPKIQIRGTSTLQGNRDPLWVVDGIIQEDFQVTLDSGDLMTKNLQDIIGNQISWLNPADIENITILKDASATAIYGSKASNGVIEITTKKNTTDRLTVNYSANFNIGQRPNYGMFNFMNSQERVRFSQEAFDAGVNYIETPYKDLNTYEGILRMLQEHDISDIEYRKLYNDMETRNTDWFKRLTRRSFSHTHNVSVSGGTNKFSYSASIGYNNSEGQEIGNDNERMTGRIALMLRPIEKLTINLTLNGSVSTTNGFFNEVNPMSYATNTNRIIDPDAYYMQRNGYNSKTGKIQTLSYNFINERDNSGSKARSNFMSASLDVNWRILDWVTYQFTGGYSNNNSTNESWATERTYYIANEYRGYDFNSVTPTSAEFKAAQLPFGGILYTNDNNQYSYNIQNKLQFSKAFNPDNRLNALLGMELRSSTAKGTANKVWGYVPDRGERIVAPTIPSEVITPNNPPTGWGILGDIYSRGWQRTDNTNNFLSFFATFAYSFKNRYVVNANVRNDASNVFGQDINHRIDPTYSFGLSWRASEEAFFQKHLKWITTLNFRGTFGIQGNALTRESPELILSQQGVQPGYNRYFSTIGQIPNPYLSWERTRNWNFGVDLELFRMFYMNLEYYTRRSNAVITVDLPFEYGIDDMKRNGGIIYNRGIEYTLSFTPIQKRDFSLNINLNASKNWNKGGETKIDRNTAMYLRGGSTQILKEGYPLSAFWSYSFAGLDGSNGKPMFNYVEVPDEEKSKSIDPTTYLVYSGETEPYFTGGLGFSFRYKSLSLNTSFSLLLGSKKRLPSPYSDFQGSGSMMPDPTKNVNRDLLNRWQKPGDEVYTNIPGLPTWPIEIGWTLPNTDSAESAIEMWEKSDAMVVSGSFLRCRNIGLSWQMKKEWCDKIHAKNLAINFNMDNIFVIASKRFNGFDPELENSIMPRSFSLGLNIGF from the coding sequence ATGAAAAAACGAGTAAAATCCCTGCCATGGGTGGTATCTTATGCAAGCAGAAACTTTGTGAAGTTCTGTCTTTTATGGATATTCTCCCTTTCTTCACTCATGATTCAAGCACAGGACAATCAGAGAATCTCCATCGACTTGAGAGGAGAAACGCTGGAAGCAGCGCTCTGGTATCTGCAGAATCGTACGAAATTTGTCTTTATGTATGGAACGGAAGATGTCGCTAATGTAACTGATATCACCATCAGAGCCAAAGACAAAACGATTACTGAAATTCTGGATGAATGTCTGGAAGGCACTAACCTGACTTACGAAATCTCTGGTAGCGCAATTGTTATAAAGAAAAGACAAAGCCAAAAGATAACCATCAGCGGTTGGGTCCGGGATACTAACGGTGAGGCCTTGCCCGGCGCTACTATCACGATCCGAGGTTCTAAACATGGAGCCATTGCAGGATTGGACGGGCAGTACACGTTTAATATTCCAGCACAGGAAGGGTTGATTCTTACGTACTCTTTTATCGGAATGGAAAAGAAAACGGTAAAATATACGGGTAAAAAAACCATTAATGTCACTCTGAACAGCTCCACCAGCACAGAAATAGATGAGGTGGTGGTAACCGGATACCAGAATATTCAACGTCGTGACATCGTTGGATCTATTACCAGCATCAAAGCAAAAGATATCATCATGCCTTCGTTTACTACTATTGACCAAATGTTACAAGGACGTGTAGCGGGTATGGTTGTAACCAATACAAGCAGTCGTGTAGGTACTGCCCCCAAGATTCAGATTCGAGGTACCAGTACGTTGCAAGGAAACCGTGACCCATTGTGGGTAGTAGACGGCATTATCCAGGAAGATTTTCAGGTAACATTAGACAGTGGCGACCTGATGACTAAAAATTTGCAAGACATTATCGGTAACCAGATTTCGTGGTTAAATCCCGCCGATATCGAAAATATCACCATCTTGAAAGATGCTTCCGCCACTGCCATCTATGGTTCGAAAGCCTCTAACGGTGTAATCGAAATCACCACCAAGAAAAATACTACTGACCGACTAACCGTAAACTACTCCGCCAACTTTAACATCGGACAACGTCCTAATTATGGGATGTTCAACTTCATGAACTCTCAAGAACGTGTCCGTTTCTCACAAGAAGCGTTTGATGCAGGGGTTAATTATATAGAAACACCTTATAAGGATCTTAACACCTATGAAGGTATATTACGGATGCTGCAGGAACATGATATTTCAGACATCGAATACAGAAAGCTTTATAACGATATGGAAACCCGTAATACAGACTGGTTCAAACGCCTGACACGTCGTTCGTTCAGCCATACTCACAACGTTAGTGTTTCCGGCGGAACAAACAAGTTCAGTTATTCAGCATCCATAGGATATAATAACAGTGAAGGCCAGGAAATCGGCAACGACAACGAACGTATGACAGGCCGTATCGCCCTGATGTTACGCCCTATAGAAAAGCTAACTATCAATCTGACTTTAAACGGTAGTGTTTCTACCACAAATGGCTTTTTCAACGAAGTCAACCCAATGAGTTATGCTACTAACACCAACCGCATCATCGATCCGGACGCTTATTATATGCAAAGGAACGGCTACAACTCTAAAACTGGTAAGATACAAACCCTTTCATACAATTTTATCAATGAACGGGACAACAGCGGTTCAAAAGCACGTTCGAACTTCATGTCCGCCTCACTAGATGTAAACTGGCGTATTCTTGATTGGGTAACCTACCAATTCACCGGAGGTTATTCGAATAACAATAGTACGAATGAAAGCTGGGCTACCGAACGTACTTACTATATTGCCAACGAGTATCGCGGCTACGATTTTAATTCCGTTACTCCCACCAGTGCTGAATTTAAAGCTGCGCAGCTTCCATTCGGAGGTATATTGTATACAAACGACAACAACCAGTATTCCTACAATATTCAGAACAAGTTACAATTCAGTAAAGCATTCAATCCTGATAACCGATTGAACGCATTATTGGGTATGGAACTCCGTTCATCTACAGCGAAAGGAACAGCCAATAAAGTTTGGGGATATGTGCCGGACAGAGGTGAACGTATTGTTGCTCCTACCATACCAAGTGAAGTGATAACTCCCAACAATCCTCCAACAGGCTGGGGAATATTAGGAGATATTTATAGTAGAGGCTGGCAAAGAACAGACAATACCAACAACTTCCTTTCATTCTTCGCTACTTTCGCATATTCATTCAAGAATCGCTATGTAGTCAATGCCAATGTACGAAATGATGCCTCCAACGTTTTCGGGCAGGATATAAACCATCGTATCGACCCGACTTATTCATTCGGTCTCTCCTGGAGAGCATCAGAAGAGGCTTTCTTTCAAAAACATTTGAAATGGATCACTACACTTAATTTCAGAGGAACATTCGGTATTCAGGGAAATGCTTTAACACGAGAAAGTCCTGAACTAATCTTAAGCCAACAGGGAGTACAACCCGGATATAATCGCTACTTCTCCACTATCGGCCAGATACCTAATCCATATCTCTCCTGGGAACGTACCAGAAACTGGAACTTCGGCGTGGATCTGGAACTGTTCCGTATGTTCTATATGAATCTGGAATATTATACCAGACGTTCCAATGCGGTAATCACCGTAGATTTGCCATTCGAATACGGAATTGATGATATGAAACGTAACGGTGGAATTATTTACAATCGGGGAATTGAATACACATTATCATTCACGCCTATCCAAAAGCGCGATTTCAGCCTGAACATCAACCTGAATGCCTCTAAAAACTGGAACAAAGGTGGAGAAACCAAAATTGACAGAAACACAGCAATGTACTTGAGAGGAGGTAGTACACAGATATTAAAAGAAGGTTATCCGCTGAGTGCATTCTGGTCATACTCTTTTGCTGGTCTTGACGGAAGTAATGGTAAACCAATGTTCAACTACGTTGAGGTCCCAGATGAAGAAAAGAGCAAAAGTATCGATCCGACTACTTACTTGGTATATTCCGGAGAAACAGAGCCGTACTTCACCGGAGGTCTCGGTTTTAGTTTCCGTTACAAATCTTTGTCATTAAATACCAGTTTCTCCCTTTTATTAGGTAGTAAAAAACGCTTGCCGTCACCTTACAGTGATTTTCAAGGAAGCGGCAGTATGATGCCGGATCCAACCAAAAATGTAAACCGCGATTTACTAAACCGTTGGCAAAAGCCCGGAGATGAGGTCTACACAAATATTCCCGGACTTCCGACATGGCCGATAGAAATAGGGTGGACCCTGCCTAATACAGATAGTGCAGAATCAGCTATTGAAATGTGGGAGAAATCAGATGCTATGGTAGTCAGTGGTTCATTCCTACGTTGTCGTAACATCGGATTATCATGGCAAATGAAAAAAGAATGGTGTGACAAGATCCATGCAAAAAACCTAGCTATCAATTTTAATATGGATAACATATTTGTAATAGCCAGCAAACGTTTCAATGGCTTCGACCCGGAATTAGAAAACAGTATCATGCCACGATCTTTCTCACTGGGACTTAATATCGGATTTTAA
- a CDS encoding FecR family protein: protein MNSFKEKFKIAKILASLFTHSSTPEEEKNYRAWLDENPEHQKIADRILNKETYEENSRLIKSFSSQKAWEKVYPLLGGNQSGTVFSWKKSLKYAALILLLLVPASYFIYHWISEETISDITPGTLGGELILSDGKSFNLSDNNLPENAVRAFVIDSKGINYQIPANKPQVKEIQNTLRTLQGMECLITLSDGTRVHLNAETRLTYPVCFSSKERIVQIEGEAYFDVAPDKEHPFIVKTSHTSIRVTGTSFNVRAYADEDTESTTLISGTVRINSGNEEFELVPNQHYTYNKNTGTNTVANVNTDLYTSWESGSFIFLNVPLENVMSYLSKWYGFQYSFEDEAAKQVRIGAYLNRYANMNPIIDMITELNLVNIKQREGILHISYKQ, encoded by the coding sequence ATGAATTCATTTAAAGAAAAATTTAAAATTGCAAAAATCTTAGCTTCTCTATTCACTCATTCGTCTACCCCCGAAGAGGAAAAGAACTATCGTGCATGGTTGGATGAAAACCCGGAACATCAAAAGATAGCCGACCGGATATTAAATAAGGAAACGTATGAAGAAAACAGCCGGTTAATAAAAAGCTTCTCTTCACAAAAAGCGTGGGAGAAAGTCTATCCGTTATTAGGAGGCAATCAATCGGGTACTGTTTTTTCGTGGAAAAAGAGTCTGAAATATGCAGCTCTCATCTTATTGTTATTAGTACCTGCTTCTTACTTTATCTATCATTGGATATCCGAAGAAACGATTAGCGACATCACTCCGGGAACCCTTGGTGGGGAACTGATCTTGAGTGACGGCAAATCTTTCAATCTTTCCGACAATAATCTTCCTGAGAATGCAGTCAGAGCATTTGTGATCGATTCTAAAGGGATCAACTATCAGATTCCCGCCAACAAACCGCAAGTAAAAGAAATCCAAAACACACTACGCACATTGCAGGGGATGGAATGTCTTATCACGCTTTCCGACGGCACGAGGGTACATCTCAATGCGGAAACCCGGCTGACTTATCCGGTTTGTTTCAGCAGCAAAGAACGTATTGTGCAAATTGAAGGGGAGGCTTATTTTGATGTTGCCCCGGACAAGGAGCATCCGTTTATCGTAAAAACATCGCATACATCTATCCGGGTAACGGGAACGTCGTTCAACGTAAGAGCCTACGCTGATGAAGATACGGAAAGTACAACCTTAATCAGTGGAACAGTAAGAATCAACAGTGGAAATGAAGAATTCGAATTAGTTCCCAACCAGCACTATACATATAATAAAAATACCGGTACAAATACCGTCGCCAACGTAAACACTGATTTGTATACATCTTGGGAATCCGGATCATTTATCTTTTTAAATGTCCCTCTTGAGAATGTGATGTCATACCTGTCCAAATGGTATGGATTCCAATATTCTTTTGAAGACGAAGCAGCCAAACAGGTGCGTATCGGAGCTTACCTTAACCGCTACGCCAACATGAACCCGATTATCGACATGATTACAGAATTAAATCTGGTCAATATCAAACAACGGGAGGGCATCCTGCACATTTCCTACAAACAGTAA
- a CDS encoding RNA polymerase sigma factor, translating to MNIHIENIIADIKRGNKQAFKKLFDDYYPILCVFASHYIEDKEVCKDIAQDVLLAYWERKEDFDDILKVKSFLYTVTRNKCLNHLKHEQLDIPYFSGQEEFDSGFEAAIIEQETFHMVRKAVEELPTQMRNIILYSMKGLKNHEIADKLQISEGTVHTLKKFAYRKLRESLKGINYTLLLFLCK from the coding sequence GTGAACATACATATAGAAAATATAATTGCAGACATAAAACGTGGCAACAAACAGGCTTTCAAAAAGCTATTTGATGACTACTATCCTATTCTTTGCGTGTTCGCATCCCACTATATTGAAGACAAAGAAGTTTGCAAAGACATCGCACAAGATGTATTGTTAGCTTATTGGGAACGGAAAGAAGATTTTGACGACATTTTGAAAGTAAAAAGCTTCCTTTATACCGTCACCCGAAATAAATGTCTGAATCACTTAAAACATGAGCAATTAGATATTCCCTATTTTTCTGGACAGGAAGAGTTCGATAGTGGCTTCGAAGCTGCCATTATCGAACAGGAAACATTCCACATGGTTCGCAAAGCGGTAGAAGAATTGCCTACCCAAATGCGAAATATCATCTTATATTCTATGAAAGGGTTAAAAAACCATGAGATTGCTGACAAATTGCAAATTTCAGAAGGCACTGTCCATACGTTAAAGAAATTCGCCTATCGCAAACTTCGCGAAAGTCTCAAAGGCATAAATTACACCTTATTACTATTTTTATGCAAATAA
- a CDS encoding Crp/Fnr family transcriptional regulator, whose protein sequence is MVKMNMSDIDISEPLSDMLAPLNNEQKEFLMNNYTIQTYKKNETIYCEGETPHHLMCLISGKVKIFKDGVGGRSQIIRMIKPREYFAYRAYFAKQDFVTAAAAFEPSVVCLIPMSAITTLVAQNNDLAMFFIRQLSIDLGISDERTVNLTQKHIRGRLAESLIFLKESYGLEEDGSTLSIYLSREDLANLSNMTTSNAIRTLSQFATERLITIDGRKIKIIEEEKLKKISKIG, encoded by the coding sequence ATGGTAAAAATGAATATGTCAGACATCGATATTTCGGAACCATTATCCGATATGTTAGCTCCTCTAAACAATGAGCAAAAGGAGTTTCTGATGAATAATTATACGATACAAACCTACAAAAAGAATGAAACCATCTACTGTGAAGGAGAAACGCCACATCATCTGATGTGTCTCATCAGTGGAAAAGTGAAAATCTTCAAAGATGGTGTGGGGGGTAGAAGTCAAATTATCCGCATGATTAAACCACGCGAATACTTTGCATATCGTGCTTATTTTGCCAAACAAGATTTTGTAACTGCCGCAGCAGCTTTCGAACCTTCCGTTGTTTGCCTGATTCCTATGAGTGCCATCACTACGCTGGTTGCCCAAAATAATGACTTGGCCATGTTCTTTATCCGCCAACTTTCCATTGACTTGGGTATCTCTGACGAACGTACCGTTAATCTGACACAAAAACATATTCGCGGACGTTTGGCCGAATCACTCATCTTCCTGAAAGAAAGTTATGGACTGGAAGAAGACGGTTCTACGTTGAGCATTTATCTTTCACGTGAAGATCTGGCAAATCTTTCCAATATGACTACTTCGAACGCTATCCGTACCTTGTCGCAATTCGCTACGGAAAGACTGATTACTATCGACGGAAGAAAAATCAAAATCATCGAAGAAGAAAAGCTGAAGAAAATAAGCAAGATTGGGTAA